In the genome of Acidobacteriota bacterium, one region contains:
- a CDS encoding beta-lactamase family protein, with product MIASPSSSSCRRAIPVLATLIAFGVAMPLSARETDPIDDFVRAEMDRQQVPGVAVAIVRRGEVVRASGYGFANLEHRVPVGPATIFQSGSVGKQFTAAVVMLLVEDGRIGLDDPVTKYLPEAPAGWRDITVRHLLTHTSGIPDYTPQDVDRRRDYTEDELARMAFGLTREFPPGTRWNYSNTGYVLLGVIVHRASGRFYGDILAERVFAPLGMSTARVISEADIVPGRAAGYRLVDGALRNQEWVAPVLNTTADGSLYVSLLDLVAWDRGLRAKAVLRPESWAQVFEPVRLASGNPYPYGFGWSIDTVAGQTRVHHGGSWQGFQAYIARYLGDDLTIVVLANLAQADTARFVDGIAGLLNPALIRSAPTPITDEAPETRGRLEQLLDAAAKGTLSPADFAYVRAGFFPGAARRMQDLLAPLGRPIRIDLLERLTLGDDTVSTYEVAYGEQVVTVRLGLAPDGRVSAFQVRPRTPAR from the coding sequence TCATCGCCTTCGGCGTCGCGATGCCGCTGTCGGCTCGAGAGACCGACCCGATCGACGACTTCGTGCGGGCCGAGATGGACCGCCAGCAGGTTCCCGGAGTCGCGGTGGCCATCGTCCGGCGGGGCGAGGTGGTGCGGGCGAGCGGGTACGGGTTCGCCAACCTCGAGCACCGCGTGCCGGTCGGGCCCGCGACGATCTTCCAGTCGGGCTCGGTGGGCAAGCAGTTCACCGCGGCCGTGGTCATGCTGCTCGTCGAGGACGGCCGCATCGGGCTCGACGATCCGGTGACGAAGTACCTGCCCGAGGCCCCGGCAGGGTGGCGCGACATCACCGTCCGGCACCTGCTCACGCACACATCGGGCATTCCCGACTACACCCCGCAGGACGTGGATCGGCGACGCGACTACACGGAAGACGAGCTCGCGCGGATGGCGTTCGGCCTCACGCGCGAGTTCCCGCCGGGCACGCGGTGGAACTACAGCAACACCGGCTACGTGCTGCTCGGCGTCATCGTCCATCGGGCGTCGGGACGGTTCTATGGCGACATCCTCGCCGAACGCGTGTTCGCACCGCTTGGCATGTCGACCGCCCGCGTGATCAGCGAGGCCGACATCGTTCCGGGCCGAGCCGCGGGGTATCGGCTGGTCGATGGCGCGCTCAGGAACCAGGAGTGGGTGGCGCCGGTACTGAACACGACCGCCGACGGCTCCCTCTACGTGTCCTTGCTCGACCTGGTCGCGTGGGACCGCGGCCTCCGGGCCAAGGCGGTGCTGCGACCGGAGAGCTGGGCACAGGTGTTCGAGCCGGTGCGGCTCGCGAGCGGGAACCCCTATCCCTATGGTTTCGGGTGGAGCATCGACACCGTCGCGGGACAGACCCGCGTGCACCACGGCGGCTCGTGGCAGGGGTTCCAGGCCTACATCGCGCGCTACCTTGGCGACGACCTGACGATCGTCGTCCTCGCGAACCTCGCGCAGGCCGACACGGCGCGGTTCGTCGACGGCATCGCGGGGCTCCTGAACCCGGCGCTGATCCGTTCCGCGCCGACGCCCATCACCGACGAGGCGCCCGAGACCCGTGGCCGTCTCGAGCAGCTGCTCGACGCCGCGGCGAAGGGCACACTCTCACCGGCCGACTTCGCCTACGTGCGCGCGGGGTTCTTCCCTGGCGCGGCGCGGCGGATGCAGGACCTGCTGGCGCCGCTCGGCCGGCCGATCCGCATCGACCTGCTCGAGCGCCTGACCCTTGGCGACGACACCGTGTCGACCTACGAGGTGGCCTACGGCGAGCAGGTCGTCACCGTGCGGCTCGGTCTCGCGCCCGATGGTCGCGTCTCGGCGTTCCAGGTGCGGCCTCGGACGCCGGCGCGCTGA
- a CDS encoding PAS domain S-box protein, with translation MPPSAQRLERVVASLGDVVIVVDSATRRIVDCNPAVERVLGFTMDELIGQSTAILHVDREAYERFGAAGEPILERDGVFRTESRMRRKDGRVIDTEHTVTTIDEGRGWRAGVVSVIRDVTERRRSEEALRERERQYRVLADNTLDVIWSMNMDLEFTYVNPAVASLTGYTPEEFVGTRLAEHCEAEAMERLLALLHEALKDDRGARGLVFDVDLRHKNGSPVPVEVHARIVYDEGGAPSALQGTTRDVSERRTLEKQLLQAQKMETVGRLAGGVAHDFNNMLSIILGNVELALEGLSPADPRYAHLQEILTAGRRSADLTRQLLAFARKQPIRPKVLDLDDTIDSVLKMLGRMISEDISLVWKPAGSLWPVRMDPVQVDQILVNLVVNARDAIGGAGTITIETARAQLDATFCEQHPGARPGRYVMLAVHDDGAGMGEETLARVFEPFFTTKAVGQGTGLGLPMVYGIVKQNEGYIDIESQPGRGTSVRIYLPPLADTGASASASAAVEHPAPGTETILLVEDEVALLRLTARLLERLGYTVLAAATPEAALELAKKDPRQIDLLVTDVIMPGASGRELWQEVAAVRPGLKCLFMSGYPTDVMADRGLLDHMCFLQKPFSAQALAAKVREALGA, from the coding sequence ATGCCACCATCTGCACAGCGGCTCGAACGGGTCGTCGCCAGCCTCGGCGATGTCGTGATCGTCGTCGATTCGGCGACGCGGCGCATCGTCGACTGCAATCCGGCGGTCGAGCGCGTCCTCGGCTTCACGATGGACGAGCTGATCGGCCAGAGCACGGCCATTCTGCACGTCGACCGGGAGGCCTACGAGCGTTTTGGCGCGGCCGGCGAGCCAATCCTCGAGCGCGACGGCGTCTTCCGCACGGAGAGTCGGATGCGGCGCAAGGATGGCCGCGTCATCGACACGGAACACACCGTGACCACCATCGACGAGGGCCGCGGCTGGCGTGCAGGCGTGGTCAGCGTGATTCGCGACGTCACCGAGCGCCGGCGGTCGGAGGAGGCCCTCAGAGAGCGTGAGCGCCAGTACCGCGTCCTCGCCGACAACACGCTCGACGTGATCTGGTCGATGAACATGGACCTCGAGTTCACCTACGTGAACCCGGCGGTGGCGTCGCTCACCGGGTACACGCCGGAGGAGTTCGTCGGCACGAGGCTGGCGGAGCACTGCGAGGCGGAGGCGATGGAACGGCTGCTCGCGCTGCTCCACGAGGCGCTGAAGGACGATCGGGGCGCGCGCGGTCTCGTGTTCGACGTGGACCTGCGGCACAAGAACGGGTCGCCCGTGCCCGTCGAGGTGCACGCCCGCATCGTCTACGACGAAGGGGGGGCGCCGTCGGCACTGCAGGGCACGACGCGCGACGTCAGCGAGCGGCGCACGCTCGAGAAGCAGCTGCTGCAGGCGCAGAAGATGGAGACGGTGGGACGGCTCGCCGGTGGTGTGGCCCACGACTTCAACAACATGCTCAGCATCATCCTCGGCAACGTCGAACTGGCGCTCGAGGGCCTCAGCCCTGCCGACCCGAGATACGCGCACCTGCAGGAGATCCTCACCGCCGGCCGCCGCTCGGCCGACCTGACGCGGCAGCTGCTCGCCTTCGCCCGCAAGCAGCCCATCAGGCCGAAGGTGCTCGACCTCGACGACACGATCGACAGCGTGCTGAAGATGCTGGGGCGGATGATCAGCGAGGACATCTCGCTGGTCTGGAAGCCCGCCGGGAGCCTGTGGCCGGTGCGGATGGATCCAGTCCAGGTCGATCAGATCCTCGTCAATCTGGTCGTGAACGCTCGCGACGCCATCGGCGGCGCCGGCACGATCACGATCGAGACGGCCCGCGCGCAGCTCGATGCCACCTTCTGCGAGCAGCACCCCGGCGCCAGACCCGGGCGCTACGTCATGCTCGCGGTGCACGACGACGGGGCGGGGATGGGCGAGGAGACGCTCGCGCGGGTCTTCGAGCCGTTCTTCACGACCAAGGCCGTCGGGCAGGGCACCGGGCTCGGCCTGCCGATGGTCTATGGGATCGTCAAGCAGAACGAGGGGTATATCGACATCGAGAGCCAACCGGGACGCGGCACGTCGGTGCGCATCTATCTGCCGCCGCTGGCCGACACCGGCGCTTCAGCCTCGGCATCTGCCGCCGTGGAGCATCCGGCTCCCGGGACGGAGACCATCCTGCTCGTCGAGGATGAAGTGGCCCTGCTCAGACTCACGGCCAGACTGCTCGAACGCCTCGGCTACACGGTGCTGGCCGCCGCCACACCAGAGGCGGCCCTCGAGCTGGCGAAGAAGGATCCCCGCCAGATCGACCTGCTGGTGACCGACGTGATCATGCCGGGTGCGAGTGGCCGTGAGCTGTGGCAGGAGGTCGCGGCCGTGCGCCCGGGCCTGAAGTGCCTCTTCATGTCGGGCTATCCGACCGACGTCATGGCCGATCGCGGCTTGCTCGACCACATGTGCTTCCTGCAGAAGCCGTTCTCGGCTCAGGCGCTCGCCGCAAAGGTGCGCGAGGCGCTCGGCGCCTGA
- a CDS encoding HDOD domain-containing protein has product MFVARQPILDPDGRVFGYELLYRASAEATECAADADLASARVFTDGLLAFGLDTLTHGQRAFFNASRRLLLEGAVDLLPVDQVVVEVDGAMTADAEVLASCRRLQQSGYALALDGHLVDAPLGAWLPLVDFVKVDLLTTTPAQRAALLERCGGHGATMIAEKVETRESYQRALDAGFRRFQGFYFSRPVTLAAREIPGRRLGYLRLLQALVNPALTVNELESLVKHDVSLCYRVLRTVNSAAFGLQLEVRSVRQALVLLGRDAIRKWVSVWAIAGLAEGRSRELVTMALIRGECCATLGRTLWDTEAADELFLVGVLSLLDAILERPMMDVVSTLPLSAGAEAALRGEANRWRQVLDCVVAYERAEWAACEGLAARLGIGAGDLPAVYAGALRWARELTQ; this is encoded by the coding sequence GTGTTCGTCGCGAGGCAGCCCATCCTCGACCCGGACGGTCGCGTGTTCGGGTACGAATTGCTGTACCGGGCCTCTGCCGAAGCCACCGAGTGCGCGGCAGACGCCGACCTGGCGAGTGCCCGGGTCTTCACCGACGGACTGCTCGCCTTCGGTCTCGACACGCTGACGCATGGCCAGCGGGCGTTCTTCAACGCGAGCCGCCGCCTGCTGCTCGAGGGCGCGGTCGACCTGCTGCCCGTCGACCAGGTGGTCGTCGAAGTCGATGGCGCCATGACGGCCGACGCCGAGGTCCTCGCGTCGTGTCGGCGGCTCCAGCAGTCGGGCTACGCGCTCGCGCTCGACGGGCACCTCGTCGACGCCCCGCTCGGGGCCTGGCTGCCCCTCGTCGACTTCGTCAAGGTCGACCTCCTGACGACGACCCCGGCGCAGCGGGCGGCGCTGCTCGAGCGGTGCGGCGGACACGGCGCCACGATGATTGCCGAGAAGGTCGAGACGCGCGAGTCGTACCAGCGCGCCCTCGACGCTGGTTTCCGCCGCTTCCAGGGCTTCTACTTCAGCCGGCCGGTCACGCTGGCCGCGCGCGAGATCCCGGGGCGCCGGCTCGGGTACTTGCGCCTGCTGCAGGCCCTCGTCAATCCGGCGCTGACCGTGAACGAGCTCGAGTCGCTCGTCAAGCACGACGTGTCGCTCTGCTACCGCGTGCTCCGGACCGTCAACTCGGCGGCCTTCGGTCTGCAGCTCGAGGTCCGGTCGGTTCGTCAGGCACTCGTGCTCCTCGGCCGCGACGCGATCAGGAAGTGGGTGAGCGTCTGGGCGATCGCCGGGCTGGCCGAGGGCCGTTCACGCGAGCTCGTGACGATGGCGCTCATCCGCGGCGAGTGTTGCGCGACGCTCGGCCGGACGCTGTGGGACACCGAGGCGGCCGACGAACTCTTCCTGGTGGGCGTGCTCTCGCTGCTCGACGCGATTCTCGAGCGTCCCATGATGGACGTGGTCTCGACGCTGCCGCTCTCGGCTGGGGCGGAAGCCGCGCTGCGCGGCGAGGCGAACCGCTGGCGGCAGGTCCTCGACTGCGTCGTGGCCTACGAGCGGGCCGAGTGGGCGGCGTGCGAGGGGCTCGCTGCCCGGCTCGGCATCGGCGCGGGCGACCTGCCGGCCGTCTACGCCGGGGCGCTGCGCTGGGCGCGGGAGTTGACCCAGTAG
- a CDS encoding zinc-dependent metalloprotease, translated as MLQTLSLARSCRRPARLAASLLLAGWFLGIAGADAQPRAYRDVVPATATSDEGLFTVHRADGRLLFEVPDAVLGRDMIVMSRIAKAQDGLADGGSMMAPNIVVRWERRGDRVLLRALSYGNVADSGTPLALAVANSNFAPVLASLPIAARGTAGSVVDVTDLYLGDTPTFSLPRARRTQLGVRGHDRDRTWLEWARSFPINVEVRVVRTYVADQAPSNPRGGSVSFEVNHSMVLLPETPMMPRLADERVTYITVRQTDYSSGFQGVRPRTFIRRYRMEPSDPAAFARGELVEPKNPWVWYLDPATPKAWIPYFREGLLEWNAAFELAGFKNAIEVREAPTEEEDPEFSLLDARYSVVRYVASPVRSANSGGDVVDPRSGEVIRAHTNMYHGLMERLRWWLVSQVGTANPNFQTSELSEADMGEALRYVVSHETAHSVGLPHNQMANFVYPVESLRDPEFVKKMGHSASSVGRTRYNYVAQPGDNVPPERRIGVWDKFAVMWGYRPIPGADTPEAELVALNQWIVERAHEPWFRSAEAQFGMDVEWDPKRMTEGISDDPVAAAEYGMRNLRTAAANLMTWLLDEGDDYYELGTHYLQNLTQWNRYAEHAAAAIGGSWTHHKRYGEAGWVYTPIEPEYQRKAMRFLDEHVLSTPQWALDLDQLRRLEHAGAVERIRAYQELAVQRLLNHARLARMIEHEAFLGEKTYRPAEMLDDTRAMVWREVRDRRPADTYRRNLQRAYLAQAHHLLHEAESKSWTPPPSGNLRVSSNDDPPLNADLHIAQSDIRPLVREQLRLLRVEIRQALDAGVTDRMTRIHYEDALERIARAIGG; from the coding sequence ATGCTGCAGACTCTCTCACTCGCACGGTCGTGTCGCAGGCCCGCTCGACTCGCGGCCTCGCTGCTTCTCGCTGGCTGGTTCCTCGGCATCGCCGGTGCCGACGCGCAGCCAAGGGCCTATCGCGACGTCGTGCCCGCCACGGCCACGTCGGACGAGGGCCTGTTCACCGTGCATCGGGCCGATGGCCGCCTGCTGTTCGAGGTGCCGGACGCGGTGCTCGGGCGCGACATGATCGTGATGAGCCGCATCGCGAAGGCGCAGGACGGGCTCGCCGACGGCGGCTCGATGATGGCGCCGAACATCGTCGTACGCTGGGAGCGGCGCGGCGACCGTGTCCTCCTGCGTGCGCTCTCGTACGGCAACGTCGCCGATTCCGGCACCCCTCTCGCACTGGCCGTGGCCAATTCGAACTTCGCGCCGGTGCTGGCGAGCCTGCCCATCGCGGCTCGCGGCACCGCGGGTTCGGTCGTCGACGTGACGGATCTCTACCTTGGCGACACGCCGACGTTCTCGCTCCCGCGGGCGCGTCGCACGCAGCTCGGCGTCCGCGGCCACGATCGCGACCGCACGTGGCTCGAGTGGGCGCGCAGCTTTCCCATCAACGTCGAGGTCAGGGTCGTCCGGACGTACGTCGCCGACCAGGCGCCGTCGAACCCGCGCGGCGGGTCGGTGTCGTTCGAGGTGAATCACTCGATGGTGCTCCTGCCCGAGACGCCGATGATGCCGCGCCTTGCCGACGAGCGCGTGACCTACATCACGGTACGGCAGACGGACTACTCGAGCGGCTTCCAGGGCGTGCGGCCGAGGACGTTCATTCGCCGCTACCGGATGGAGCCGTCGGATCCGGCCGCCTTCGCGCGCGGTGAGCTCGTCGAGCCGAAGAACCCGTGGGTGTGGTACCTCGACCCCGCGACCCCGAAGGCGTGGATCCCGTACTTCCGTGAGGGGCTGCTCGAGTGGAACGCGGCGTTCGAGCTCGCGGGCTTCAAGAACGCCATCGAGGTGCGCGAGGCGCCCACCGAGGAGGAGGACCCCGAGTTCAGCCTGCTCGACGCCCGGTACTCGGTGGTGCGCTACGTGGCGAGCCCCGTGCGATCGGCCAACTCCGGCGGCGACGTCGTCGACCCGCGGTCGGGCGAGGTGATTCGCGCGCACACGAACATGTACCACGGGCTGATGGAGCGGCTGCGCTGGTGGCTCGTGTCGCAGGTGGGCACGGCCAACCCGAACTTCCAGACCAGTGAGCTGTCGGAGGCCGACATGGGCGAGGCCCTCCGCTACGTCGTCTCGCACGAGACGGCGCACTCGGTCGGGTTGCCGCACAATCAGATGGCGAACTTCGTCTATCCCGTCGAGTCGCTTCGCGATCCGGAGTTCGTGAAGAAGATGGGGCACTCGGCCTCGTCGGTCGGCCGCACGCGGTACAACTACGTCGCGCAGCCCGGAGACAACGTGCCGCCCGAGCGCCGCATCGGCGTGTGGGACAAGTTCGCCGTGATGTGGGGCTACCGTCCGATCCCAGGGGCTGACACGCCCGAGGCGGAGCTCGTGGCGCTCAACCAGTGGATCGTCGAGCGCGCCCACGAGCCGTGGTTCCGGTCGGCCGAGGCGCAGTTCGGCATGGACGTCGAGTGGGACCCGAAGCGGATGACCGAGGGCATCTCGGACGATCCCGTGGCCGCCGCCGAGTACGGCATGCGGAACCTGCGGACGGCCGCCGCCAACCTGATGACGTGGCTGCTAGACGAGGGCGACGACTACTACGAGCTCGGCACGCACTACCTGCAGAACCTGACCCAGTGGAACCGGTACGCCGAGCACGCCGCGGCGGCGATCGGCGGGTCGTGGACGCACCACAAGCGCTACGGCGAAGCAGGCTGGGTCTACACGCCCATCGAGCCCGAGTACCAGCGCAAGGCCATGCGCTTCCTCGACGAGCACGTGCTCTCGACGCCGCAGTGGGCGCTCGACCTCGACCAGTTGCGACGGCTCGAGCACGCCGGCGCCGTCGAGCGCATCCGGGCCTATCAGGAGCTCGCCGTGCAGCGGCTGCTCAACCACGCGCGCCTCGCGCGGATGATCGAGCACGAGGCCTTCCTCGGCGAGAAGACGTATCGGCCCGCCGAGATGCTCGACGACACACGAGCGATGGTGTGGCGCGAGGTGCGCGACCGCCGCCCGGCCGATACGTATCGCCGCAACCTGCAGCGGGCGTATCTCGCTCAGGCGCACCACCTGCTGCACGAGGCCGAGTCGAAGTCGTGGACCCCGCCGCCGTCGGGCAACCTGCGCGTGTCGTCGAACGACGATCCGCCGCTCAACGCCGACCTGCACATCGCGCAGTCGGACATCCGGCCGCTCGTTCGCGAGCAGCTTCGCCTGCTGCGCGTGGAGATCCGGCAGGCGCTCGACGCGGGCGTGACCGACCGGATGACCCGCATTCACTACGAGGACGCCCTAGAGCGGATCGCGCGCGCCATTGGCGGGTAA
- a CDS encoding Uma2 family endonuclease — translation MPGSDDVKAASPGVKLTYDDFLLFPDDGQRHELIDGEHYVTPSPSTRHQRLLGNLYYLIRAWLETHPIGTVFFAPYDVVFSEFDVVEPDLLYLSAARAAEVITPQHVRGVPELVVEIASRGTRERDETIKRRLYERVGVDEYWVVDPEVDTVRAYRRTGRGFSRPVELSREAGHVLTTPLLPGLELPLARVFAD, via the coding sequence ATGCCGGGGAGCGACGACGTGAAAGCGGCCAGCCCAGGCGTGAAGCTCACCTACGACGACTTCCTGCTCTTCCCCGACGATGGGCAGCGGCACGAGTTGATCGACGGGGAGCACTACGTGACACCCTCGCCGAGCACCAGGCACCAGCGCCTCCTGGGCAACCTCTACTACCTCATTCGGGCTTGGCTCGAGACCCACCCGATCGGCACCGTCTTCTTCGCACCCTACGACGTCGTCTTTTCCGAGTTCGACGTCGTCGAACCCGACCTGCTCTATCTGTCGGCGGCCCGCGCGGCCGAGGTCATCACCCCGCAGCACGTCCGCGGCGTCCCGGAACTCGTCGTGGAGATTGCCTCGCGCGGGACGCGCGAGCGCGACGAGACGATCAAGCGCCGGCTGTACGAACGTGTGGGCGTCGACGAGTACTGGGTGGTCGACCCGGAGGTCGACACCGTACGCGCCTATCGGCGTACGGGACGTGGATTCTCGCGGCCGGTCGAGCTCTCGCGAGAAGCCGGCCACGTGCTCACGACACCCCTGCTGCCTGGCCTCGAGCTGCCCCTCGCGCGCGTCTTCGCCGACTGA
- a CDS encoding DUF2891 family protein — MRAPTLPVVLLSLACGVGFPARAPAGQPQETLPSAAVDRFAQLALACVHREYPNKVAHVLNSDADVRPPRELTPAFYGCYDWHSSVHGHWLLARLARLAPDASFAPAARQALARSLTAPNIAGEIAYLTGKGRVSFERPYGLAWLLQLDGELREWQDEDARRWQRVLEPLVKAALERLTEWLPKLSAPVRAGEHSQTAFALGLVLDWARGASDRDTAALVVSRIRDFYARDRDCPLAYEPSGEDFLSPCIAEADLMRRVLPRPEFATWLRAFLPGLPANAATPWLAPGAVTDPSDPKLGHLAGLNLSRAWMLEGVAAGLPPDDPRRPAIEAAARQHGHEGLASVSGEHYEGGHWLGTFAVYLVTGRGLAAPR; from the coding sequence ATGCGGGCGCCCACGCTCCCCGTCGTGCTCTTGTCGCTGGCCTGCGGAGTCGGTTTTCCGGCTCGAGCACCGGCGGGTCAGCCGCAGGAGACGCTGCCGTCGGCCGCCGTCGATCGCTTCGCGCAGCTCGCGCTGGCGTGCGTCCATCGGGAGTATCCGAACAAGGTCGCGCACGTGCTCAACTCGGACGCGGACGTGCGGCCGCCTCGCGAGTTGACGCCCGCTTTCTACGGCTGCTACGACTGGCACTCGTCGGTGCACGGCCACTGGCTGCTCGCGCGGCTGGCGCGTCTTGCTCCCGACGCGTCGTTTGCCCCCGCGGCGCGGCAGGCCCTGGCGCGCAGCCTGACTGCCCCGAACATCGCGGGCGAGATCGCCTATCTCACGGGCAAGGGCCGCGTGAGCTTCGAGCGTCCGTACGGGCTGGCCTGGCTGCTGCAACTCGATGGGGAGCTGCGAGAGTGGCAAGACGAAGACGCCCGCCGCTGGCAGCGCGTCCTCGAGCCGCTGGTAAAGGCAGCTCTGGAGCGCCTGACGGAATGGTTGCCGAAGCTCTCGGCGCCCGTGCGCGCGGGCGAGCACTCACAGACCGCGTTCGCGCTGGGTCTGGTGCTCGACTGGGCGCGAGGCGCCAGCGACCGCGACACCGCAGCGCTCGTCGTCTCGCGCATCCGCGACTTCTACGCGCGCGATCGCGACTGCCCGCTGGCGTACGAGCCCTCCGGCGAGGACTTCCTGTCGCCGTGCATCGCCGAGGCCGACCTGATGCGGCGGGTGTTGCCCCGGCCGGAGTTCGCGACCTGGCTGCGCGCGTTCCTGCCCGGCCTGCCGGCCAACGCAGCCACGCCGTGGCTCGCGCCCGGCGCGGTGACCGATCCGAGCGACCCGAAGCTCGGACATCTCGCGGGCCTCAACCTGAGCCGGGCATGGATGCTCGAAGGCGTTGCGGCCGGTCTGCCCCCTGACGACCCCAGGCGACCGGCCATCGAAGCCGCAGCGCGCCAGCACGGCCACGAGGGGTTGGCGAGCGTGAGCGGCGAGCACTACGAGGGTGGGCACTGGCTCGGGACGTTCGCAGTGTACCTGGTCACGGGCCGGGGGCTCGCGGCCCCCCGGTAG
- a CDS encoding homoserine dehydrogenase yields the protein MRLDLLLIGFGHVGRRFVRLLDERRADLVRDFALDARVVGIATRRHGAALATTGLDAVGAADLVEGGESLSVLHDARFGPPPSTGLELIDTAAAAGLERGAGVMVETTPLDIVDGQPATDHIRAAMRSGMHVVSANKGPVALAHRELAALATRTGVHYRFEGAVMDGIPVFNLVRETMPAVRVLGFRGVVNSTTNYIISALEDGADFDTALAEMQRQGIAEADPSYDVDGWDAATKVAALVNVLMDGVVTPRDVARDGIRALTGERVREAMTRERRVRLVASASRAGGVVETSVRVEELAEGDPLAQLRGMSNALFLDTDLLGRVGIVQLDGGLTQTAYALASDLIAIRRRLA from the coding sequence GTGCGTCTGGATCTCCTCCTGATCGGCTTCGGTCACGTCGGCCGGCGCTTCGTGCGCCTGCTCGACGAGCGGCGCGCGGACCTCGTCCGGGACTTCGCGCTCGACGCGCGCGTCGTCGGCATCGCGACGCGGCGACACGGCGCCGCGCTCGCCACGACGGGCCTCGACGCGGTCGGCGCGGCCGACCTCGTCGAAGGCGGGGAGTCGCTCTCCGTGCTGCACGACGCGCGGTTCGGGCCGCCGCCCTCGACGGGGCTGGAGCTCATCGACACGGCCGCAGCTGCGGGCCTCGAGCGCGGCGCTGGCGTGATGGTCGAGACGACGCCGCTCGACATCGTCGACGGGCAGCCGGCCACCGATCACATTCGGGCGGCGATGAGGTCGGGGATGCACGTCGTGAGCGCCAACAAGGGGCCCGTGGCGCTCGCGCACCGCGAGCTGGCCGCCCTCGCGACCCGCACCGGCGTTCACTACCGCTTCGAGGGCGCGGTCATGGACGGCATTCCGGTGTTCAACCTCGTGCGCGAGACGATGCCGGCCGTGCGGGTCCTGGGCTTTCGCGGCGTCGTGAACAGCACGACCAACTACATCATCTCGGCCCTCGAGGACGGTGCGGACTTCGACACGGCGCTCGCGGAGATGCAGCGGCAGGGCATCGCCGAAGCGGACCCGTCGTACGACGTCGACGGGTGGGATGCTGCGACCAAGGTCGCGGCGCTCGTCAACGTCCTCATGGATGGCGTCGTCACGCCGCGTGACGTCGCGCGCGATGGCATTCGCGCGCTCACCGGCGAGCGCGTGCGCGAGGCGATGACCCGGGAGCGCCGCGTGCGGCTCGTGGCCTCGGCGAGTCGCGCCGGCGGAGTGGTGGAGACATCCGTGCGTGTCGAGGAGTTGGCCGAGGGCGACCCGCTCGCGCAACTGCGCGGCATGTCGAACGCCCTGTTCCTCGACACCGACCTGCTGGGGCGCGTGGGCATCGTGCAGCTCGACGGCGGGCTGACGCAGACCGCCTACGCGCTCGCCTCCGACCTCATCGCGATTCGTCGGCGGCTGGCGTGA
- the ric gene encoding iron-sulfur cluster repair di-iron protein: MTPTPETTVREIVADDFRAASVFEQFGIDFCCGGDRVLRDVCRERGLAFDDVAAALTAAATTGGAEVPRFAAWDPPALVSYIVANHHGYVRSAIPTLLEHTRKIEHVHGDRHPELTQVATTFAAVADEMQSHMFKEERILFPFIVAMSEAAASGRPIPPAPFGSVENPIRMMEHEHESAGGGMARVSELTGGYQPPEDACTTYRVCLEELKAFEADLHRHVHLENNILFPKARALEAQGH, from the coding sequence GTGACCCCCACGCCCGAGACGACCGTTCGCGAGATCGTGGCCGACGACTTCCGTGCGGCCAGTGTGTTCGAACAGTTCGGCATCGACTTCTGCTGCGGCGGCGATCGCGTCCTGCGCGACGTGTGCCGGGAACGAGGCCTCGCCTTCGACGACGTCGCGGCGGCCCTCACGGCGGCCGCGACGACCGGCGGGGCCGAAGTCCCTCGGTTCGCCGCCTGGGATCCGCCCGCGCTCGTGTCCTACATCGTCGCCAACCATCACGGCTACGTCCGCTCGGCGATTCCCACGCTGCTCGAGCACACCCGCAAGATCGAGCACGTGCACGGCGATCGCCATCCCGAGCTGACGCAGGTGGCGACGACGTTTGCGGCCGTGGCCGACGAGATGCAGTCGCACATGTTCAAGGAGGAGCGCATCCTGTTCCCCTTCATCGTGGCGATGTCGGAGGCGGCGGCGAGCGGGCGTCCCATTCCCCCGGCGCCGTTCGGCTCGGTGGAAAACCCCATCCGGATGATGGAGCACGAGCACGAGTCGGCCGGCGGTGGCATGGCGCGCGTCAGCGAGCTGACGGGCGGCTACCAGCCCCCCGAGGATGCCTGCACGACGTATCGGGTGTGCCTCGAGGAGCTCAAGGCCTTCGAAGCCGACCTGCACCGGCACGTGCACCTCGAGAACAACATCCTCTTCCCGAAGGCGCGCGCGCTCGAAGCGCAAGGGCACTGA